In Nomascus leucogenys isolate Asia chromosome 8, Asia_NLE_v1, whole genome shotgun sequence, a single genomic region encodes these proteins:
- the FAM186A gene encoding protein FAM186A, whose product MFFKMKHEIDNDPESEKCIKDSTIIRREPQNVLSPLMLPNLEIPFSVKDIISRIERAQLHRAREDIDMQLSEIMNNVHRIMTRYTLVFNSSSERNVSLTEHKKKQRTIFLEKMATYAKTVEIREKTLANILAWLEEWNAVLSEMTLMDVDEHYHWIAQMELSPDALKAIENNVKILSRFSTSFLDEKKKQKKKTSSRGTLWKSWKERVIKRPSTAHALTPDQMISDQLATNTKVSEIQGMLQELIGTTMFSTLENNAIKYISSTIVNLSKALSMLNDELKGVNFQSSTVYVHETSEAEKELSLKIIQDLSNENEMLQQKLQDAEEKCEQLIRSKIVIEQLYAKLSTSSTLKVLPGPSPQSSRAIIKVGDTEDNMDNILDKELENIVAEVQRKETKDSGIKWDSTISYTAQAERTPDLTELRQQPAASEDISEDSTKDNVSLRKGDVYQEDETDEYQSWKRRHTKGTYVYETSGPNLSDNKGGQKVSEAKPSQYYELQVLKKKRKEMKSFSEDKSKSPTEANRKHLFLTETNSQGGKSGASMMMLEQFRKVKRESPFDKRPTAAEIKVEPTIESLDTEGKGEIRSLVEPLSMIQFDDTAEPQKGKIKGKKHHISSGTITSKEEKTEEKEVSTKQVKSHQLVKSLSRVAKETSEPTRVLESPDGKSEQSNLEEFQEAIMAFLKQKIDNIEKPFDKKTVPKEEELLKRAEAEKLGIMKAKMEEYFQKVAETVTKILRKYKDIKKEEQVGEKPIKQKKVVSFMPGLHFQKSPISAKSESSTFFSYESTDPVINNLIQMILAEIESEGDIPTVSTAQKDHKEKEKQRREQHLQEGQEQMSGMSLKPQLLEERSLLKDHYEKISENWEEKKARLQMKEGKQEQQSQKQWQEEEMWKEEQKQGTPKQAEQEEKQKQRGQEEEELPKSSLQRLEEGTQKMKAQGLLLEKENGQMRQIQKEVKHLGPHRRREKGQEKQKPERGLEELKRQIKTKDQMQMKETQPKELEKMVIQTPITLSPRWKSVLKDVRRLYEGKEFQRNLKTLGNLPDEKEPVSITPPPSLQSSPPGALPISRQPLTKCIHLTPQQAQEVGITLTPQQAQAQGITLTLQQAQELGIPLTPQQAQALGIPLTPQQAQALGIPLTPQQAQVQGITLTPQQDQELGIPLTTQQAQKLGIPLTPQQAQELGIPLTPQQAQTLGIALTLQQAQELGIPLTPQQAQELGIPLTPQQAQEFGIPLTPQQAQAQGIPLIPQQAQALGIPLIPQQVKELGIPLSPQQTQVQGITLTPQQAQELGIPLTPQQAQELGIPLTPQQAQELGIPLTPQQAQAQGIPLTPQQAQAQGIPLTPQQAQELRIPLTPQQAQELGIPLTPQQAQELGIPLTPQQAQELRIPLTPQQAQELGIPLTPQQAQELGIPLTPQQPQELGIPLTPQQAQELRIPLTPQQAQELGIPLTPQQAQELGIPLTPQQAQELGIPLTPQQAQAQGIPLTPQQAQELGIPLTPQQAQELGIPLTPQQAQELGIPLTPQQAQELGIPLTPQQAQELGIPLTPQQAQELGIPLTPQQAQELGIPLTLQQAQELGIPLTPQQAQELGIPLTPQQAQELGIPLTPQQAQALGIPLTPQQAQALGIPLTPQQAQAQGITLTPQQAQALGVPITPVNAWVSAVTLTSEQTQALESPMDLEQAQEQLLKFGVHLTLDKAHTLGLPLTFKQVQWSHRPFQKSKASLPTGHSIISRLSPSLRLSLASSAPTAEKSSIFGVSSTPLQVSRVPLNQGPFAPGKPLEMGILSEPGKLGAPRTLLSSGQTLVYGGQSTSAPQAPPTPGQLPVPRAPPTPGQPFIAGVPPTSGQIPSLWASLSLGQPLVPEASSIPGDLLESGPLTFSEQLQEFQPPATAEQSPYLQAPSTPGQHLAPRILPGRASSLWIPPTSRHPPTLWPSPAPGKPQKSWSPSVAKKRLAIISSLKSKSALIHPSAPDFKVAQVPFTTKKFQMSEVSDTSEETQILQDTFAIESFRTFQSHFTKYRTPVSQTPYTDEGALPTLMKPTTSPSSLTTLLKTSQISPLEWYQKSRFPPIDKPWILSSILGTKKPKIMVPPSSPQELEEKRYFVDVEAQKKNLILLNQAIKTCGLPSQLHTMARTLIIEILHMDTVQLGYLFRKYIAYRLIQYARNNIMKRLKAIQNTGKGCEARNLHVMLSRLDDYRKKVMQVWTEKQKSLGQKRNQCLKKMIHVFNQLKKMYELNLSQPIPLIIEEKQIPASTTFVQKPFLKLLMEEDRTSDIFKKFREQEDQTEAIWNVDLSTSSYPIAEKTSMHSLWAQLGGYPDIPRLLQLEVQSTFRKSLASLQSRVKKIPK is encoded by the exons catcTAGAGGTACTCTCTGGAAATCTTGGAAAGAAAGAGTTATAAAACGACCTTCAACAGCCCATGCTTTAACACCAGATCAGATGATTAGTGATCAACTTGCAACAAATACAAAGGTTTCAGAAATCCAAGGTATGCTACAGGAACTCATAGGCACCACAATGTTCAGTACATTGGAAAACAATGCTATTAAATATATATCATCAACAATAGTAAACCTTTCTAAAGCGTTGAGTATGCTAAATGATGAATTAAAAGGTGTTAACTTCCAAAGTTCCACTGTGTATGTACATGAGACAAGTGAAGCAGAAAAGGAGCTCTCTCTGAAGATAATACAAGATCTCAGTAACGAAAATGAAATGCTTCAGCAGAAACTTCAagatgcagaagaaaaatgtgaacaaCTTATTCGATCCAAAATTGTTATAGAACAACTATATGCAAAATTGTCCACATCATCAACCTTGAAAGTGTTACCTGGACCTTCTCCACAGTCATCCAGGGCGATTATCAAGGTTGGTGATACTGAAGACAATATGGACAATATTTTAGACAAGGAACTTGAAAATATTGTAGCCGAAGTCCAAAGAAAAGAGACCAAGGACTCTGGGATAAAATGGGACTCCACTATTTCATATACAGCCCAAGCTGAAAGAACTCCAGATTTAACTGAACTACGGCAGCAACCTGCTGCTTCTGAAGACATTTCTGAAGATAGCACTAAAGATAATGTATCACTGAGGAAAGGTGATGTCTATCAGGAAGATGAGACTGACGAGTACCAATCATGGAAAAGAAGGCACACAAAAGGCACATACGTCTATGAGACCTCTGGACCAAATCTGAGTGATAATAAAGGTGGACAGAAAGTCTCAGAGGCCAAACCTAGTCAATACTATGAGCTACaagtactgaaaaagaaaagaaaagaaatgaaatcctttTCTGAAGACAAATCAAAGTCACCCActgaagcaaacagaaaacatctCTTTTTAACTGAAACAAACAGCCAAGGTGGCAAAAGCGGAGCAAGTATGATGATGTTAGAGCAATTTAGGAAGGTCAAACGTGAATCTCCATTTGACAAACGCCCAACTGCAGCAGAGATTAAAGTGGAACCCACCATTGAGTCATTGGACACAGAGGGCAAAGGTGAAATTAGAAGCCTAGTGGAGCCACTCAGTATGATCCAATTTGATGATACCGCTGAGccacagaaaggaaaaataaaaggaaagaaacaccATATCTCTTCAGGAACTATcacaagcaaagaagaaaaaactgaagagaaggAAGTGTCGACCAAACAAGTCAAGTCTCATCAACTTGTTAAATCACTCTCAAGAGTGGCTAAAGAGACTTCAGAACCTACTAGAGTTCTAGAAAGTCCAGATGGCAAAAGTGAACAGAGTAACCTTGAAGAATTTCAGGAAGCCATAATGGCTTTCCTAAAACAGAAAATTGATAACATAGAAAAGCCTTTTGACAAAAAGACTGTTCCGAAGGAAGAGGAGTTATTAAAAAGAGCAGAAGCTGAAAAATTAGGAATCATGAAGGCAAAAATGGAGGAATATTTCCAAAAAGTGGCTGAAACTGTGactaaaatattgagaaaatacaaagatataaaaaaggaagaacaagttGGAGAgaaacctataaaacaaaaaaaggtagtcTCATTTATGCCAGGATTGCATTTTCAGAAGTCACCAATTAGTGCAAAGTCTGAAAGCAGTACCTTCTTCTCATATGAGAGCACAGATCCAGTAATTAACAATTTAATACAAATGATCTTGGCTGAAATAGAAAGTGAAGGAGATATTCCAACAGTCTCAACAGCACAGAAAGACcacaaggagaaggaaaaacaaaggcGGGAGCAACATTTGCAAGAGGGTCAAGAACAAATGTCTGGCATGAGTCTCAAACCGCAGTTGCTGGAAGAAAGAAGTCTCTTGAAGGACCACTACGAGAAGATAAGTGagaattgggaagaaaaaaaggcacGGCTCCAGATGAAGGAGGGCAAGCAAGAACAACAGAGCCAGAAACAGTGGCAGGAAGAAGAGATGTGGAAGGAAGAGCAAAAACAGGGAACTCCAAAGCAGGCTGAGCAAgaggagaagcaaaagcaaagagGACAAGAGGAAGAAGAGCTTCCAAAGTCAAGCCTGCAGCGGCTGGAAGAAGGGACccaaaaaatgaaagcacaagGGTTGCTCTTGGAAAAGGAGAATGGACAGATGAGGCAGATTCAGAAGGAAGTGAAACATCTGGGGCCACacaggagaagggagaaagggcaGGAAAAGCAGAAGCCAGAGAGAGGGCTAGAGGAACTCAAAAGGCAGATCAAAACAAAGGATCAGATGCAGATGAAGGAAACACAACCTAAAGAGCTAGAAAAAATGGTCATCCAAACTCCAATAACATTATCTCCCAGGTGGAAGAGTGTACTGAAAGATGTACGGCGGTTATATGAAGGAAAAGAGTTTCAGAGGAATCTGAAGACATTAGGGAATCTTCCTGATGAAAAGGAGCCCGTATCAATCACACCTCCCCCCTCCCTACAATCCTCCCCtcctggagctcttcctatttcTAGACAGCCTCTCACTAAATGCATTCATCTCACCCCTCAGCAGGCCCAGGAAGTGGGAATCACACTCACTCCTCAGCAGGCCCAGGCTCAGGGTATCACGCTCACCCTTCAGCAGGCCCAGGAACTAGGGATCCCTCTCACCCCTCAGCAGGCCCAGGCCCTGGGGATCCCTCTCACCCCTCAGCAGGCCCAGGCCCTGGGGATCCCTCTCACCCCTCAGCAGGCCCAG gttcaagggatcacTCTCACCCCTCAGCAGGACCAGGAATTAGGGATCCCTCTCACCACTCAGCAGGCTCAGAAACTAGGGATCCCTCTCACCCCTCAGCAGGCCCAGGAATTAGGGATCCCTCTTACCCCTCAGCAGGCCCAGACCCTGGGGATCGCTCTCACTCTTCAGCAGGCTCAGGAATTGGGGATCCCTCTCACCCCTCAGCAGGCTCAGGAATTGGGGATCCCTCTTACCCCTCAGCAGGCTCAGGAATTTGGGATCCCTCTAACCCCTCAGCAGGCTCAGGCTCAGGGGATCCCTCTCATCCCTCAGCAGGCCCAGGCCCTGGGGATCCCTCTCATCCCTCAGCAGGTGAAGGAACTGGGGATTCCTCTCAGCCCTCAGCAgacccaggttcaagggatcacTCTCACCCCTCAGCAGGCCCAGGAATTGGGGATCCCTCTCACCCCTCAGCAGGCTCAGGAATTGGGGATCCCTCTCACCCCTCAGCAGGCTCAGGAATTGGGGATCCCTCTCACCCCTCAGCAGGCTCAGGCTCAGGGGATCCCTCTCACCCCTCAGCAGGCTCAGGCTCAGGGGATCCCTCTCACCCCTCAGCAGGCCCAGGAATTGAGGATCCCTCTCACCCCTCAGCAGGCTCAGGAATTGGGGATCCCTCTCACCCCTCAGCAGGCCCAGGAATTGGGGATCCCTCTCACCCCTCAGCAGGCCCAGGAATTGAGGATCCCTCTCACCCCTCAGCAGGCTCAGGAATTGGGGATCCCTCTCACCCCTCAGCAGGCTCAGGAATTGGGGATCCCTCTCACCCCTCAGCAGCCTCAGGAATTGGGAATCCCTCTCACCCCTCAGCAGGCCCAGGAATTGAGGATCCCTCTCACCCCTCAGCAGGCTCAGGAATTGGGGATCCCTCTCACCCCTCAGCAGGCTCAGGAATTGGGGATCCCTCTCACCCCTCAGCAGGCCCAGGAATTGGGGATCCCTCTCACCCCTCAGCAGGCTCAGGCTCAGGGGATCCCTCTCACCCCTCAGCAG GCCCAGGAATTGGGGATCCCTCTCACCCCTCAGCAGGCCCAGGAATTGGGGATCCCTCTAACCCCTCAGCAGGCTCAGGAATTGGGGATCCCTCTTACCCCTCAGCAGGCTCAGGAATTGGGGATCCCTCTCACCCCTCAGCAGGCCCAGGAATTGGGGATCCCTCTCACCCCTCAGCAGGCTCAGGAATTGGGGATCCCTCTCACCCCTCAGCAGGCCCAGGAATTGGGGATCCCTCTCACCCTTCAGCAGGCCCAGGAATTGGGGATCCCTCTCACCCCTCAGCAGGCCCAGGAACTGGGGATCCCACTCACCCCTCAGCAGGCTCAGGAATTGGGGATCCCTCTCACCCCTCAGCAGGCGCAGGCCCTGGGGATCCCTCTCACCCCTCAGCAG GCCCAGGCCCTGGGGATCCCTCTCACCCCTCAGCAGGCACAGGCTCAGGGGATCACTCTCACCCCTCAGCAGGCCCAGGCACTGGGAGTCCCCATCACCCCAGTAAATGCCTGGGTGTCAGCTGTCACTCTTACCTCTGAGCAAACCCAGGCTTTGGAGTCCCCTATGGACTTAGAACAGGCTCAAGAACAGTTATTGAAGTTTGGGGTTCATCTCACCTTAGATAAAGCCCATACCTTGGGGTTGCCCCTCACCTTTAAGCAAGTCCAGTGGTCCCATAGACCATTTCAGAAATCGAAGGCTTCTCTCCCCACTGGGCATTCCATCATATCAAGGTTGTCTCCAAGCCTTAGGCTGTCCCTGGCATCATCAGCTCCTACTGCTGAGAAGTCCTCTATATTCGGGGTCTCTTCTACTCCTTTGCAGGTATCAAGGGTTCCCCTCAACCAAGGCCCTTTTGCCCCTGGGAAGCCCCTAGAAATGGGGATTCTTTCTGAGCCTGGGAAGCTTGGGGCACCACGGACTCTTCTTTCCTCTGGACAGACCCTGGTATACGGAGGTCAATCCACTTCTGCACCACAGGCCCCTCCCACCCCTGGACAGCTCCCAGTACCTCGGGCCCCTCCCACTCCAGGGCAGCCCTTTATAGCTGGAGTCCCACCCACTTCTGGACAGATTCCAAGTCTCTGGGCTTCTCTTTCTCTTGGGCAGCCCTTAGTTCCTGAAGCCTCTTCCATCCCTGGGGACCTCCTGGAATCTGGACCCTTAACCTTCTCTGAGCAGCTCCAGGAATTCCAGCCTCCTGCCACTGCTGAGCAATCTCCCTATCTGCAGGCTCCTTCTACCCCTGGGCAGCATCTGGCACCACGGATCCTTCCTGGGCGAGCTTCTTCATTATGGATCCCTCCCACCTCTAGACATCCTCCCACACTCTGGCcgtccccagcccctggaaagCCCCAGAAAAGTTGGTCCCCTTCTGTTGCTAAGAAAAGATTGGCaattatttcttctctgaaatCTAAATCAGCATTGATCCATCCTAGTGCTCCAGATTTCAAGGTAGCTCAAGTTCCTTTCACCACTAAGAAGTTCCAAATGTCGGAGGTCTCTGACACTTCTGAAGAAACCCAGATACTTCAAGATACTTTTGCTATAGAATCATTTAGAACATTTCAGTCCCATTTCACCAAATACAGGACACCAGTATCCCAAACCCCTTACACTGATGAAGGGGCCCTTCCCACTCTCATGAAGCCTACGACATCACCATCTTCTCTCACTACTCTACTCAAAACATCACAGATTTCGCCTTTGGAATGGTACCAGAAATCCCGATTCCCTCCTATAGACAAGCCCTGGATACTGAGTTCAATTTTAGGTACCAAGAAACCCAAAATAATGGTGCCCCCTTCCTCTCCTCAAGAACTTGAAGAAAAGAGGTATTTTGTTGATGtggaggctcagaagaagaaCCTGATACTATTAAATCAGGCTATAAAAACTTGTGGACTCCCTTCACAGCTACACACAATGGCTAGGACTCTCATAATTGAGATACTTCATATGGACACGGTTCAGCTGGGATACCTATTCCGCAAGTACATTGCCTATAGGCTGATCCAGTATGCCAG gAACAACATAATGAAACGACTAAAAGCCATCCAAAATACTGGGAAAGGCTGTGAGGCCAGGAACCTCCACGTGATGCTGAGCAGACTTGATGACTACAGGAAAAAGGTGATGCAGGTCTGGACTGAGAAGCAGAAGTCTTTAGGGCAGAAACGGAATCAGTGCCTGAAGAAAATGATACATGTATTCAACCAG CTCAAAAAGATGTATGAATTGAATCTTAGTCAACCTATCCCCTTAATCATTGAAGAAAAGCAGATACCTGCCTCTACCACATTTGTTCAAAAGCCATTCTTAAAATTACTAATGGAAGAGGACAGAACCTCTGATATATTCAAGAAATTTAG AGAACAAGAGGACCAGACAGAGGCCATCTGGAATGTTGATCTGTCCACTTCAAGCTACCCAATAGCAGAGAAGACATCTATGCATTCACTCTGGGCCCAGCTGGGTGGGTACCCAGATATTCCCAGGCTGCTTCAGTTAGAAGTGCAGTCCACCTTCCGAAAATCTCTTGCATCCCTCCAATCACG